Genomic segment of Nitrospinota bacterium:
ACGCCGGACACTGGGTGGTGGAAGACTCCTACGAAAAGATCATCCCGCTACTTGAAAGTTTCATGGAGGGTGGGCGATGACCCTTTCAAAAAACATGAATACGATAATCCCCTTTTGCGAAACGGCAAAGAAGAAGGGAAATGCCGTTGCGGTAGCCCACCAGGTAGGAAAGAAGTATAAGGAGATAACATTTGCCGATCTCGACAGGGAGAGTACGCTCCTGGCATCCGGGCTGGTCCGGCAGGGTATCGGCAGTGGGGTAAAGACGCTCCTTATGGTAAAGCCGGGGATAAAGTTCGTCAGCACCGCCATTGCGCTGTTCAAGGCCGGGGCCGTGCCGGTGTTCATTGATCCTGGGATGGGGCTTCGAAACCTCTTCAACTGCGTTGAAAAGGTGGAGCCGGAAGCTTTTATAGGGATACCAAAAGCTCATATAGCTAGGCTCCTCTTCAGGAGCCGCTTCAGAACGGCTCAAAAACTGGTAACTATCGGTCCGAAGATCTTCTGGGGAGGCTCTACATATAACAACCTCATCAAGGGAGCAGAGAATGATTTCACGATCGCGAGCGTAGAGCCGAAGGATACCGCCGCGATCATATTCACCACCGGCTCCACAGGCCCTCCAAAAGGGGTTATCTATACGCATGCCATGTTCAGGGCGCAGACCGATACGATTCGCGAGCAATACGGAACGACGCATGGCGACGTAGACCTTGCCGCCTTTCCCCTCTTCGCCCTGTTCAGCGTTAGCCTCGGAATGAAGGCGGTCATACCAGACATGGATCCGACGAAACCGGCGAAGGTTGATCCATTAAAGATTGTGAATGCGGTTAACGATCAGGGGGTGACGTTCACCTTCGGCTCGCCTGCCATTTGGGAGAGGGTTTCCTCGTACTGCGAAAAGAGATCGATAAAACTCCCGACCCTGAAAAAGGTTCTCATGGCAGGCGCGCCTGTATCGATGCAGATTCATGAAAGATTGCTAAACGACATTCTCACAAAGGGTGCGGAAACGCATACCCCGTACGGCGCCACGGAAGCTCTCCCGATAGCGGATATGAAGGGGAGTGAAGTCCTCTCATCTACCGGCATACAAACCAGGGATGGAAAAGGGATATGCGTAGGCTCTCCATTGCGGAACGCGAAAATAAGAATTATCAAAACTACCGAAAGCGAGATCCCTGTATGGGACAACTCCCTCCTCGCCCCTTCCGGTGAAAAAGGGGAGATAGTCGTGCAAGGTTCCGTCGTCTCAATTGGATACCTCCGTCTCCCCGAGCAGACCGGGATGGCAAAGATAACCGATGGTGATTCCTTATGGCACCGGATGGGGGACATCGGCTACTTCGATGACAAGGGGCGTCTCTGGTTCTGCGGAAGGAAGAACCACCGGGTGATCACTTCCAAAGGAACCTTGTACTCGGTCTGCACCGAAGCGATCTTCAACCGGCATCCTGCGG
This window contains:
- a CDS encoding fatty acid CoA ligase family protein; its protein translation is MTLSKNMNTIIPFCETAKKKGNAVAVAHQVGKKYKEITFADLDRESTLLASGLVRQGIGSGVKTLLMVKPGIKFVSTAIALFKAGAVPVFIDPGMGLRNLFNCVEKVEPEAFIGIPKAHIARLLFRSRFRTAQKLVTIGPKIFWGGSTYNNLIKGAENDFTIASVEPKDTAAIIFTTGSTGPPKGVIYTHAMFRAQTDTIREQYGTTHGDVDLAAFPLFALFSVSLGMKAVIPDMDPTKPAKVDPLKIVNAVNDQGVTFTFGSPAIWERVSSYCEKRSIKLPTLKKVLMAGAPVSMQIHERLLNDILTKGAETHTPYGATEALPIADMKGSEVLSSTGIQTRDGKGICVGSPLRNAKIRIIKTTESEIPVWDNSLLAPSGEKGEIVVQGSVVSIGYLRLPEQTGMAKITDGDSLWHRMGDIGYFDDKGRLWFCGRKNHRVITSKGTLYSVCTEAIFNRHPAVLRSALVGLGSLSENGKKFQHPVIVIELKKENIKDNRELLTHELLALGAKSPLSSSIKDVLYYYDVFPTDIRHNAKIFREKLKFWAEQQLPRLVP